In Eupeodes corollae chromosome 3, idEupCoro1.1, whole genome shotgun sequence, a single genomic region encodes these proteins:
- the LOC129949929 gene encoding putative inorganic phosphate cotransporter, which produces MGEQPAWGVKLSNYFIIPQRVILAIMGFLAIVNAYTMRISLSVAITQLVVAKNHTGSGHDSGVCLPEPVKPGAVVVPHGGVYTWSEEHQGLILSSFYWGYIVTHIPGGILAQKFGGKWTLCLGILSTAFFTLLTPLAIRMGGSYALIAVRVIMGMGEGTTFPALSVLIASWVPLKERSKLGALVLGGGQVGTILGNSISGLLLDAYVWDYTFYFFGVMALVWFLTFIALCYSEPGSHPFIKQSEKEYLIRELGSIDRKTDLPPTPWKKIFTNAPMLSLICAQIGHDWGFFIMVTDLPKYMNDVMQFSIKHNGLYSSLPYILMWIVSLLSGFFSDYFITNGIIGITNSRKICTSIAAIGPAIFIVAASYAGCNRFLVVVFFTIAMGLMGTYYSGMKLNPIDLSPNYSGPLMAITNGIAAITGIITPYLVGVMTPNTTLLEWRLVFWVAFVVLVSTSIVYMIWASGEVQDFNDYRPEKDMEEGGQKKNTK; this is translated from the exons aTGGGAGAACAACCAGCATGGGGAGTAAAACTATCGAATT ATTTCATAATACCCCAGCGGGTAATTTTAGCTATTATGGGCTTCTTAGCAATTGTAAATGCATATACGATGCGAATTTCTCTCTCAGTAGCCATCACCCAATTGGTTGTTGCCAAAAATCACACAGGTTCCGGTCATGATTCGGGTGTTTGTCTGCCTGAGCCAGTTAAACCAGGCGCAGTAGTC GTTCCTCATGGTGGTGTATATACTTGGTCAGAAGAACATCAGGGATTAATTTTGTCCTCATTCTACTGGGGTTATATAGTAACACATATTCCCGGTGGAATATTGGCTCAAAAATTCGGTGGAAAATGGACTCTTTGTTTGGGAATTCTATCGACAGCTTTTTTCACTTTACTCACTCCATTGGCTATACGTATGGGAGGATCATATGCTTTAATTGCTGTTCGTGTTATAATGGGTATGGGTGAAGGAACTACATTCCCGGCCTTGAGTGTACTCATTGCATCATGGGTGCCACTAAAAGAGAGAAGCAAATTGGGAGCTTTAGTGTTGGGTGGTGGACAAGTTGGTACCATTTTGGGTAATTCGATATCTGGATTGTTGTTGGACGCATATGTATGGGATTATACATTCTACTTCTTTGGTGTAATGGCACTTGTTTGGTTCTTAACTTTT ATTGCTCTTTGCTACAGTGAACCTGGATCTCATCCTTTCATCAAGCAATCCGAAAAGGAATATCTAATCCGAGAACTGGGTTCAATTGATCGTAAAACTGACCTACCACCTACACCatggaagaaaatatttacCAATGCTCCAATGCTTTCATTGATCTGCGCACAAATTGGTCACGATTGGGGCTTCTTCATTATGGTCACCGATTTGCCCAAGTACATGAATGATGTCATGCAGTTTTCTATTAAACATAACGGACTCTACTCATCTCTGCCATATATTTTGATGTGGATTGTTTCGCTTCTTTCTGGTTTTTTTTCggattattttataacaaatggCATCATTGGCATCACAAATTCGAGGAAGATCTGTACCTCAATTG CTGCAATTGGGCCAGCAATATTTATTGTGGCTGCCTCGTACGCTGGTTGTAATAGATTCTTAGTTGTGGTGTTCTTTACAATTGCCATGGGTCTCATGGGTACCTACTATTCTGGCATGAAGTTGAACCCTATCGACTTGAGTCCCAATTACTCAGGACCTTTGATGGCCATTACGAATGGAATTGCTGCTATAACTGGAATTATAACACCATATCTTGTAGGAGTAATGACACCCAAT ACAACACTTCTTGAATGGCGTCTAGTATTCTGGGTGGCATTTGTTGTATTAGTATCAACATCGATTGTCTATATGATATGGGCTTCAGGTGAAGTTCAAGACTTCAATGATTATCGACCAGAAAAAGATATGGAAGAAGGTGGTCAAAAAAAGAACaccaaataa